A genome region from Bordetella genomosp. 10 includes the following:
- a CDS encoding non-ribosomal peptide synthetase has protein sequence MHAIVPPAILQRALVEGDPPRADADDDEDIEASYPLSQAQRQLWLLQQRHPASTAYNLCRVVRLTGPLDAEALQAAFDAVLRRHAILRSRFVETADGVRQQPVAGARVLVAWEDLTGLTAFAQDETVQARVDLMAGHVFDLTKPAPLVARLLQLDDETSILMLCLHHIVSDGWSNALFFQDLVRAYQGAQGKGASACLPGLALQYGDFALRELEESASEAYADKRRYWAAYLGEDLPLLALGGDHDRPASAGTVVSTLSEGQAEAVAALAARLRCTPFVILMAAWQLLLGRLAGQTDFPVAVPYAGRDDEDAHATIGLFVTTQVYAAHLAPQQTFASLCAAVRRDAIAAMRHAGVAVDSIPGQEADGGSGLLRAMFDYTVQEGSREFAIGGLRGELLPVAALGAKTELLLSAINTSRTLQLRLEYDAGRFDDGRMQAVLRRYIHVLHQVTANPEVCLGEVTITPEADGRALVRNEMPLPHVAPSVLASIARHVGLRPDAVAVSMPDAAQAGARQQLTYGQLDAAANRVAHGLIARGVGVESRVGLAMGRGLDLIVGLLGILKAGAAYVALDPAYPHARLTQMVDDAGIEVVVSDTPTLAALPRAWPVQWLCVDALDARLPAHAPDVAIRPDNLAYVLYTSGSTGVPKGAQMTHGNVARLLAATQRWFNFGPDDVWTLFHSYAFDFSVWEIFGALCHGGRLVVVSAEQARAPASFLSLLRAEGVTVLNQTPSAFGQLIQVPGLHDGAVKQERTELFEGIAQDEGVARDEGGQLPALRLRWVIFGGEALDPRMLADWVAGQGPHGPRLVNMYGITETTVHVTYREIVGEDLRVAGSPVGEAIDDLGLYVLDATGQPVSYGESGELHVSGAGLTRGYLGRATLTAERFIPNPFADDGGRLYRTGDLARWSEDGELHYLGRIDQQVKIRGHRVEVGEVRARLLEQPGVGQAVVVARGVGADARLLAYVTPAITPSSALSATTRSSPPLAALPLDAAALRQALAQCLPAYMLPSAIEVLDQLPLTRNGKADIAALPEPSHAGRAYDPPIGEREIALAGVWQHVLGVTPIGRQDNFFELGGHSLMAITLMSALRRAGWKADVRMLFQHPELADFAAAVGAEANRAAEPDARPDAAIPADNAGLTKAQIDQLASGLPGGMEGLQAIHPLTPLQEGILFHHLMQEEGDVYVTAFLLAFDTVGRLHRFLAAFEQVIARHDILRTSVHWEGLSQPVQRVQRAASLPVTWLPALPDETPDGAAARIEQRTDPSHYRMDVREAPLLRGHAVHDIANHRWLLKLAHHHLALDHTSEDLLVRELTLLLADRPQDLAPPVSFTRFVGAMRGAERAGAEFFRAQLGDLTESTLPFNLADVQGNGLSVAEHRTVLDEELTRDLRAMAREHRSSAAALFHLAWALVLARISNREDVVFGTVLFGRMAGAEDAHQAVGMFINTLPLRVRMQGRDATAALRETQTALAGLIRHEHCSLALAQRSSGLPGGAPLFSAILNYRHVTAVAGVDAAAWEGIEALGSRERSNYPFAMSVNDSGTRFELVGHIEESVGAARIVGHMTAALTALVKALRTGDSRLVRALDLPLEDERSNVLTWGRGAASQAPGLPVHVQFEQVCRAAPHRVALSQGTVLLDYASLNVRANTLAHQLLGAGAGRGALIGLALDRGIDMLVAMLAVLKSGAAYLPLDPAYPADRLAAMIEESGMALLLTDASSQAQLPRPLPESLHCMRIDTPPGVGRPSTDPGIAVHPQQLAYVIYTSGSTGKPKGVMVSHGALTNFLQSMAMAPGLASSDHLLALTSLSFDISALELLLPLTVGARCTIATVDECHDGAAIANLLGQKSITVMQATPTTWRMLLDSGWQGGHLKALCGGEGLPADLAGRLRAVGVDLWNMYGPTETTIWSTTGLVGAEDPDLGHPIAATQVYVLDSQLEPAPWGAPGELYIGGAGVARGYLGRPGLTAERFLPDPYGANGGRLYRTGDLAAWTAAGRLQHLGRCDFQVKLRGHRIEPGEIEMVLRKQDGVRDAVVVTAPGPTGPRLVAYAAVDLVPGSAADGADARQGSALRRALAASLPEYMVPAAVVTLTALPLTPNGKIDRKALPAPTFAVQDPVAPSTVREAELTAIWAEVLGLATLGIDDDFFDLGGDSILTLQVIARLHGAGWHATPRQFFERRTIRRLAPVITAVAGRNEQKSLLPRSVAGSPDMYPPTPLQAGLLFESRAQPDSTAYVNQLCMDLDGLDVERFRRAWQDTVNHHEGLRASFFMQGDEVVQRIETTVSVPIDEMRVGVQPGQVAVAERALGFDLARAPLMRVKLVAMVDGSHHLIWTFHHLLMDGWSVSRFLGEVLLRYQGAHPPRTTDGIYRDYLAWMNSRPTEAAGAYWRERLAPLTVGTRLGEAWAASAPSGAVDQHTLLLDPSASQALRDYARREKVTLSIVMQGAWAMLLHHYCAAADVAFGATTSVRPAQLPGAQEMLGLAINTLPVTSTLDPAQPVGAWLRALQAQGVASREHDTLPLHEIQRLAPASVGSLFDTLVVFENYPVDQALREQASAGLSWRNIASHEETHYTVTLVASDSGQLRVRLLYSPTRIAADAVDGLLRRLRALLVALPMEGVRTLDDLDLRDTQDALQLAAWSSGGAAVAAGPALAERCRAQAARSASRVALAVGGLSMGYGELHARAQRLLGNLLALGVTSESRVAVAMDRRAELYIGLLAIHEAGAVCVPLDVNHPAGRLREMLSDCGAAVLLTCSSVRGSHPELFSSEEAGGARVIDVDDPALPALPPADVERVAQRVVRAEELNLMYVLYTSGSTGKPKGVAMPRGAFDDLLRWQDAVLPPVSSVLQFASPGFDVAYQEIFGAWTAGACLVVASEAERRDMELLAARIDTAGVERMHLPFAVLQALMETQAFHRVPCVALRQIVTAGESLIMTPALRQWLARHPDCRLYNQYGPTETHVVSHYEVPSSALEALPPIGAPINGAGLHVLDPWLRPMPPGVRGELYLSGPLARGYLGRAGQTADRFVPHAAGRPGARLYRTGDLARWRGDGALEYLGRSDHQLKIRGMRVEPAEIEASLLALPDVRVAAVKAVADGAGKQRLAAYVAPIPGARLGDGRALRIALRSRLPEHMVPATITVLDVLPLNANGKVDRAALPVPVLSADQAGGEPRGAMESALAGIWCEVLGIAAVGREDNFLDLGGHSLMAVRVQHRMRQRLGLDCPLSAILTSASLSALAGRLEAGEGTSQGSLDAVSVLEGLLDDVMADQLR, from the coding sequence ATGCACGCGATAGTACCGCCGGCGATATTGCAGCGAGCCTTGGTCGAAGGCGATCCACCGCGTGCGGACGCGGATGACGATGAGGACATCGAGGCTTCCTATCCATTGAGTCAAGCTCAGCGCCAGCTTTGGCTGTTGCAACAACGCCATCCGGCATCGACGGCCTACAACCTGTGCCGCGTCGTCCGCTTGACGGGGCCGCTGGACGCCGAGGCGCTGCAGGCCGCCTTCGATGCCGTGCTGCGCCGTCACGCCATCCTCCGCTCGCGTTTCGTGGAGACGGCGGATGGCGTGCGGCAACAGCCCGTGGCGGGTGCGCGCGTCCTGGTCGCGTGGGAGGACTTGACCGGTTTGACCGCTTTCGCTCAGGACGAAACGGTGCAGGCGCGTGTCGACCTGATGGCGGGTCATGTTTTCGATCTGACCAAGCCCGCTCCGTTGGTCGCGCGCCTGCTGCAGCTGGATGATGAAACCTCGATATTGATGCTGTGCCTGCACCACATCGTGTCGGACGGTTGGTCCAATGCGCTGTTTTTCCAGGACCTCGTACGGGCCTACCAGGGGGCACAGGGCAAGGGCGCGTCGGCATGCCTTCCCGGCCTTGCGCTGCAATACGGAGATTTCGCCCTGCGCGAGCTGGAAGAAAGCGCCAGTGAGGCGTATGCGGACAAGCGCCGGTACTGGGCGGCGTATCTGGGGGAAGATCTGCCCTTGCTGGCGCTGGGTGGCGATCACGACCGTCCGGCCAGCGCCGGTACGGTGGTTTCAACGCTCTCCGAGGGGCAGGCCGAGGCCGTCGCCGCGCTGGCTGCACGGCTGCGTTGCACGCCCTTTGTCATCCTGATGGCCGCCTGGCAGCTGTTGTTGGGTAGGCTGGCCGGGCAGACCGACTTTCCCGTTGCCGTGCCGTACGCGGGGCGTGACGACGAGGACGCCCACGCGACCATTGGTCTGTTCGTCACGACCCAGGTCTATGCCGCCCATCTGGCGCCACAACAGACGTTTGCATCGCTGTGCGCGGCGGTGCGTCGTGACGCAATCGCGGCGATGCGTCACGCCGGCGTCGCCGTGGATAGTATTCCAGGGCAGGAAGCGGACGGCGGTAGCGGGCTCTTGCGGGCGATGTTCGACTATACGGTACAGGAAGGATCGCGGGAATTCGCGATCGGAGGGTTGCGCGGGGAGCTTTTGCCCGTAGCAGCCCTGGGGGCAAAAACTGAACTGCTGCTATCGGCCATCAACACGTCCCGGACGCTGCAACTACGTCTTGAGTATGACGCCGGCCGTTTCGACGACGGCCGTATGCAAGCAGTGCTGCGCCGCTATATCCACGTCCTCCACCAAGTGACGGCGAATCCTGAAGTCTGCCTGGGGGAAGTCACGATAACGCCGGAGGCGGACGGCAGGGCGCTTGTGCGGAACGAAATGCCACTACCGCATGTTGCGCCGTCGGTGCTCGCGTCCATTGCCCGCCATGTGGGGTTGCGGCCTGACGCCGTGGCGGTATCAATGCCGGATGCTGCCCAGGCCGGTGCGCGCCAGCAGCTGACCTATGGGCAGCTGGATGCGGCGGCCAATCGGGTGGCGCATGGCTTGATCGCGCGGGGTGTCGGCGTGGAGTCGCGGGTGGGGCTGGCGATGGGGCGCGGCCTGGACCTGATCGTGGGGCTGCTGGGCATCCTCAAGGCCGGCGCGGCCTATGTGGCCCTGGATCCGGCCTATCCGCATGCGCGTTTGACACAGATGGTGGACGATGCCGGGATCGAGGTCGTCGTCTCCGACACGCCGACCTTGGCGGCGCTGCCGCGGGCGTGGCCGGTGCAGTGGCTGTGTGTCGATGCCCTGGACGCCAGGCTGCCGGCGCATGCGCCGGACGTCGCGATAAGGCCGGACAATCTCGCCTACGTCCTGTATACGTCAGGCTCCACGGGTGTGCCCAAGGGCGCGCAGATGACACACGGGAACGTCGCGCGTCTTCTGGCGGCCACGCAGCGGTGGTTCAACTTTGGTCCGGACGATGTCTGGACCCTGTTCCACTCCTATGCCTTCGATTTCTCGGTCTGGGAGATTTTTGGCGCGCTATGCCATGGCGGCCGCCTTGTGGTCGTAAGCGCCGAGCAGGCGCGGGCGCCGGCGAGTTTCCTGTCGCTGCTGCGCGCGGAAGGCGTGACGGTACTGAACCAGACTCCCTCGGCGTTCGGGCAATTGATCCAGGTGCCTGGACTGCATGACGGTGCGGTGAAGCAGGAACGCACCGAACTATTCGAAGGCATAGCCCAGGACGAGGGCGTAGCGCGGGACGAGGGCGGGCAATTGCCCGCGCTGCGCCTGCGCTGGGTGATCTTTGGCGGCGAGGCGCTGGACCCTCGGATGCTGGCCGATTGGGTAGCAGGGCAGGGACCGCATGGGCCGCGTCTGGTCAATATGTACGGCATCACGGAAACGACGGTGCACGTGACGTACCGGGAGATCGTGGGAGAGGATCTTCGTGTGGCCGGCAGCCCCGTCGGCGAGGCGATCGACGACCTGGGACTGTACGTATTGGACGCGACCGGCCAGCCGGTGTCCTACGGTGAGTCGGGCGAGCTGCATGTCAGCGGGGCGGGGCTCACGCGCGGCTACCTGGGGCGCGCGACGCTGACGGCCGAACGATTTATCCCCAATCCCTTTGCCGACGACGGCGGGCGGTTGTATCGCACGGGCGACCTGGCGCGCTGGTCGGAGGATGGCGAGTTGCACTACCTTGGCCGCATCGACCAGCAGGTGAAGATACGCGGCCACCGGGTGGAAGTCGGGGAAGTGCGCGCCCGGCTGCTGGAGCAGCCCGGCGTCGGCCAGGCAGTCGTCGTTGCCCGTGGCGTGGGCGCGGATGCGCGCCTGCTGGCCTATGTGACGCCTGCGATAACGCCTTCTTCCGCGCTGTCTGCGACGACGCGCTCCTCGCCGCCGCTCGCGGCGTTGCCTCTGGACGCGGCCGCGCTGCGCCAGGCCCTGGCCCAGTGCCTACCTGCTTACATGCTGCCATCGGCCATCGAGGTGCTCGACCAGCTCCCGTTGACCCGCAACGGCAAGGCCGACATCGCCGCTCTGCCGGAACCGTCCCATGCCGGCCGTGCCTACGACCCGCCGATCGGCGAACGTGAAATCGCGCTGGCCGGCGTGTGGCAGCACGTTCTGGGCGTCACGCCGATCGGTCGGCAGGACAATTTCTTCGAACTCGGCGGCCATTCGCTCATGGCCATCACGCTGATGTCGGCGCTGCGGCGCGCGGGCTGGAAAGCCGATGTTCGTATGCTGTTCCAACATCCCGAGCTGGCGGATTTCGCGGCGGCCGTAGGCGCTGAGGCAAACCGCGCCGCCGAGCCGGATGCGCGGCCCGACGCGGCCATACCCGCGGATAACGCCGGCCTGACAAAAGCCCAAATCGATCAGCTGGCCAGCGGCCTGCCGGGCGGCATGGAAGGTCTCCAGGCCATCCATCCATTGACGCCTTTGCAGGAAGGCATCCTGTTTCATCACCTGATGCAGGAGGAGGGCGATGTCTATGTCACTGCCTTCCTGCTGGCCTTCGACACTGTCGGGCGTCTGCACCGTTTCCTTGCTGCCTTCGAGCAGGTCATCGCCAGGCACGATATCCTGCGGACGTCCGTACACTGGGAAGGCTTGTCCCAGCCCGTGCAGCGGGTGCAGCGCGCCGCAAGCCTGCCGGTGACCTGGCTCCCTGCCTTGCCCGATGAAACGCCAGACGGCGCCGCGGCGCGCATCGAGCAGCGTACCGATCCGAGCCACTATCGCATGGACGTGCGCGAGGCTCCGTTACTGCGTGGGCACGCGGTACACGACATCGCCAACCATCGTTGGTTATTGAAACTCGCTCATCATCACCTGGCCTTGGACCATACGTCCGAGGATCTGCTGGTGCGCGAACTGACACTCTTGCTCGCGGACCGCCCGCAAGACCTGGCGCCTCCCGTATCCTTCACCCGTTTCGTGGGCGCCATGCGCGGCGCCGAGCGCGCCGGCGCGGAATTCTTCCGCGCCCAATTGGGTGACCTGACGGAATCCACCTTGCCATTCAATCTGGCCGACGTGCAAGGCAACGGCCTCTCGGTCGCGGAACACCGGACCGTACTGGACGAGGAGCTGACGCGTGACCTGCGCGCGATGGCGCGGGAACACCGCAGCAGCGCCGCCGCGCTGTTTCACTTGGCCTGGGCGCTGGTCCTTGCGCGCATCAGCAACCGCGAGGACGTCGTCTTCGGCACGGTGCTATTTGGCCGCATGGCGGGTGCGGAAGACGCCCATCAAGCCGTGGGGATGTTCATCAACACCTTGCCCCTGCGCGTACGCATGCAAGGCCGGGATGCCACGGCGGCCTTGCGCGAGACCCAGACCGCGCTCGCTGGCCTGATCCGCCATGAACATTGCAGTCTGGCGCTGGCTCAGCGTAGCAGCGGCCTGCCCGGTGGGGCGCCTTTGTTCTCGGCCATCTTGAACTACCGCCATGTGACCGCGGTCGCTGGCGTGGATGCCGCGGCCTGGGAGGGCATCGAAGCCTTGGGCTCGCGCGAGCGCTCGAACTATCCTTTCGCGATGTCGGTGAACGACAGCGGCACCCGGTTCGAGCTTGTCGGCCACATCGAGGAATCCGTCGGGGCGGCACGTATTGTCGGCCACATGACAGCGGCGCTGACGGCCCTGGTCAAGGCGCTTCGCACAGGCGACAGCAGGCTCGTGCGCGCGCTGGACCTGCCCTTGGAAGATGAACGCAGCAACGTCCTGACGTGGGGGCGCGGTGCGGCGAGTCAGGCGCCGGGCCTGCCGGTGCACGTGCAATTCGAGCAGGTCTGCCGGGCGGCACCCCATCGCGTGGCCCTCAGTCAGGGCACGGTGCTGCTGGATTATGCAAGCTTGAACGTGCGCGCCAACACCTTGGCGCATCAGCTGCTGGGCGCCGGGGCCGGTCGAGGCGCATTGATAGGCCTGGCGCTGGACCGCGGCATCGACATGCTGGTCGCCATGCTGGCCGTTCTCAAGTCGGGCGCGGCCTATCTGCCGCTGGATCCCGCCTATCCGGCGGATCGTCTGGCCGCCATGATCGAGGAAAGCGGCATGGCCCTGTTGCTGACAGACGCGTCATCGCAAGCGCAGCTGCCGCGGCCTTTGCCAGAATCCCTGCATTGCATGCGGATAGACACCCCGCCCGGGGTCGGCCGGCCGTCGACAGATCCCGGTATCGCCGTGCATCCACAGCAACTGGCCTATGTCATCTACACCTCCGGCTCCACGGGTAAGCCCAAGGGCGTCATGGTGTCGCATGGTGCATTGACGAACTTCCTGCAGAGCATGGCGATGGCGCCGGGACTGGCATCCTCAGACCATCTGCTGGCGTTGACCTCGCTCTCATTCGACATTTCCGCCCTGGAACTGCTTTTGCCCCTGACCGTTGGCGCGCGCTGCACCATTGCCACGGTTGATGAATGCCACGACGGGGCCGCCATCGCGAATCTGCTGGGACAGAAGTCGATTACCGTCATGCAGGCGACGCCGACGACATGGCGCATGCTGCTGGACAGCGGTTGGCAGGGGGGGCATCTCAAGGCGCTGTGCGGCGGCGAGGGGTTGCCGGCGGACCTTGCCGGGCGCCTGCGGGCAGTGGGCGTGGACCTATGGAATATGTATGGGCCGACCGAAACGACGATCTGGTCCACGACAGGCCTGGTGGGCGCGGAAGACCCCGACCTTGGGCATCCGATTGCCGCGACCCAGGTTTATGTCCTGGATAGTCAGTTGGAGCCGGCCCCCTGGGGCGCGCCAGGCGAGCTTTATATCGGTGGCGCGGGCGTAGCGCGCGGTTACCTCGGCCGCCCTGGCTTGACCGCGGAGCGCTTTCTGCCCGATCCCTATGGCGCGAACGGCGGCCGGCTCTACCGCACGGGCGATCTGGCGGCGTGGACCGCGGCGGGCCGCTTGCAACATCTGGGACGTTGCGATTTTCAGGTCAAACTGCGTGGGCATCGTATCGAACCCGGCGAGATCGAGATGGTCTTGCGCAAGCAGGATGGCGTCCGGGACGCCGTAGTGGTAACCGCGCCCGGGCCGACCGGCCCGAGGCTCGTTGCATATGCGGCCGTCGATCTCGTCCCCGGCTCGGCAGCCGATGGGGCGGACGCGCGCCAGGGTAGCGCTTTGCGCCGCGCCCTGGCGGCCAGCCTGCCGGAATACATGGTGCCCGCGGCAGTGGTGACGCTGACCGCCTTGCCACTGACGCCGAACGGCAAGATCGACCGCAAGGCGCTGCCAGCGCCAACCTTCGCCGTACAGGATCCCGTGGCGCCGTCCACCGTGCGCGAAGCCGAACTGACGGCTATCTGGGCCGAGGTACTGGGTTTGGCCACGCTGGGCATCGATGACGACTTCTTTGACCTTGGCGGTGATTCGATCCTGACCCTGCAGGTCATCGCGAGGTTGCACGGCGCGGGGTGGCACGCCACGCCACGCCAGTTCTTCGAACGTCGGACCATCCGCCGGCTTGCGCCGGTCATCACGGCAGTGGCCGGGAGGAACGAGCAGAAATCATTGCTACCGCGATCGGTGGCCGGCTCGCCTGACATGTATCCACCCACACCGCTTCAGGCGGGGCTGCTGTTCGAGTCACGCGCCCAACCGGACAGTACGGCGTACGTGAACCAGCTTTGCATGGACCTCGACGGTCTGGACGTCGAACGCTTCAGGCGGGCTTGGCAGGACACCGTGAACCACCACGAAGGCCTGCGCGCGAGTTTCTTCATGCAGGGTGATGAGGTCGTCCAAAGAATCGAAACCACCGTAAGCGTGCCGATCGACGAAATGCGAGTGGGCGTACAACCGGGGCAGGTCGCCGTTGCCGAGCGGGCCCTGGGCTTCGATCTGGCGCGAGCGCCTCTGATGCGAGTGAAGTTGGTGGCCATGGTAGACGGCAGCCATCACCTGATCTGGACCTTCCATCACCTGCTGATGGACGGCTGGAGCGTATCGCGCTTCCTCGGCGAGGTGCTGTTGCGCTACCAGGGCGCGCATCCCCCGCGCACAACGGACGGCATTTATCGCGATTACCTGGCGTGGATGAACAGCCGGCCCACCGAAGCGGCAGGCGCCTACTGGCGTGAACGGCTGGCGCCCTTGACGGTTGGCACGCGCCTGGGAGAAGCCTGGGCCGCCTCCGCCCCGTCCGGCGCGGTCGATCAGCATACGCTGCTGCTCGACCCGTCTGCCAGCCAGGCGTTGAGAGATTATGCCCGCCGCGAAAAGGTGACGTTGAGCATCGTGATGCAAGGGGCCTGGGCAATGCTCCTCCATCACTATTGTGCCGCTGCCGATGTGGCATTCGGGGCAACGACGTCCGTGCGACCGGCCCAATTGCCCGGCGCGCAGGAGATGCTGGGTCTCGCCATCAATACCTTGCCCGTGACGAGCACGCTGGATCCCGCGCAGCCCGTGGGCGCCTGGCTGCGGGCATTGCAGGCGCAAGGCGTTGCCTCCCGCGAGCACGACACCCTGCCGCTGCACGAAATCCAGCGTCTGGCGCCAGCCTCGGTGGGCTCGCTATTCGATACCTTGGTGGTATTCGAAAACTATCCTGTCGACCAGGCCTTGCGCGAGCAGGCATCGGCGGGCCTGTCGTGGCGTAACATCGCCAGCCACGAGGAAACCCATTACACCGTCACGTTGGTCGCGTCTGACTCGGGGCAGCTGCGCGTGCGGCTGCTTTACTCGCCGACCCGTATCGCGGCTGACGCGGTGGACGGGTTGCTGCGCCGCTTGCGTGCCTTGCTGGTGGCCCTGCCCATGGAGGGCGTGCGCACGCTGGATGACCTGGATCTTCGCGATACGCAGGATGCCTTGCAGCTGGCCGCCTGGTCCTCGGGCGGTGCCGCCGTTGCCGCGGGGCCGGCGCTGGCCGAACGCTGCCGCGCGCAGGCAGCGCGGAGCGCATCCCGCGTGGCGCTGGCCGTGGGCGGGCTATCGATGGGCTATGGTGAGCTACACGCCCGCGCGCAACGATTGCTTGGCAACCTCCTCGCTTTGGGCGTGACTTCCGAGTCGCGCGTCGCCGTGGCCATGGATCGGCGCGCGGAGCTGTACATCGGCCTGCTGGCCATCCACGAAGCGGGTGCGGTCTGCGTGCCTTTGGACGTGAACCATCCGGCAGGAAGATTGCGCGAAATGCTCAGTGACTGCGGCGCGGCGGTCCTGCTGACTTGCTCCTCCGTGCGCGGATCCCACCCTGAATTGTTCTCCAGCGAAGAAGCGGGCGGCGCTAGGGTCATCGACGTGGACGATCCGGCGCTCCCGGCGCTTCCACCAGCAGACGTGGAACGGGTGGCACAACGCGTCGTGCGCGCCGAGGAGCTCAACCTGATGTATGTACTCTATACGTCAGGCTCCACGGGCAAGCCGAAAGGCGTCGCCATGCCTCGCGGTGCTTTTGACGACCTGCTGCGTTGGCAGGATGCCGTGCTGCCACCGGTCTCGTCGGTGCTCCAGTTTGCGTCACCGGGATTCGACGTCGCTTATCAGGAGATTTTTGGTGCCTGGACGGCCGGTGCATGCCTGGTGGTAGCGAGCGAGGCCGAGCGACGGGACATGGAACTGCTCGCCGCTCGTATCGACACCGCGGGGGTCGAACGCATGCACCTGCCATTCGCGGTGCTGCAAGCCCTGATGGAGACGCAGGCGTTTCACCGAGTCCCTTGCGTGGCATTGCGCCAGATCGTGACGGCGGGTGAGTCCTTGATCATGACGCCCGCATTGCGGCAATGGCTGGCAAGGCATCCGGATTGCCGCCTCTACAACCAGTACGGACCCACGGAAACACATGTGGTCAGTCATTACGAAGTTCCCTCTTCGGCGCTTGAGGCCCTGCCACCCATAGGAGCGCCTATCAACGGCGCCGGCTTGCATGTGCTCGATCCCTGGTTGCGCCCCATGCCGCCAGGGGTGCGGGGCGAACTGTATCTGAGCGGACCTCTGGCGCGGGGCTATCTGGGCCGGGCGGGACAGACCGCGGACCGGTTCGTGCCGCATGCCGCGGGAAGACCGGGGGCTCGCCTTTACAGGACAGGGGATCTGGCGCGCTGGCGAGGGGATGGCGCTCTGGAGTATCTGGGCCGCAGCGATCATCAGTTGAAGATACGCGGCATGCGTGTCGAACCGGCGGAGATCGAAGCCAGCTTGCTGGCGCTGCCCGACGTGCGGGTCGCCGCGGTCAAGGCGGTGGCCGATGGTGCGGGCAAGCAGCGCCTGGCGGCCTATGTAGCTCCCATACCCGGCGCGCGGCTGGGGGACGGGCGCGCACTACGTATCGCATTGCGCAGCCGTCTGCCCGAGCATATGGTGCCTGCGACGATCACGGTGCTGGACGTCTTGCCGCTGAATGCCAACGGCAAGGTGGACCGTGCAGCCCTGCCAGTCCCCGTGCTCAGCGCCGATCAGGCCGGCGGTGAGCCGCGCGGTGCCATGGAGTCGGCTCTGGCCGGCATCTGGTGCGAGGTATTGGGGATCGCCGCCGTAGGCCGCGAAGACAACTTTCTGGACCTGGGCGGGCATTCGTTGATGGCGGTGCGGGTACAGCATCGCATGCGCCAACGCCTGGGGCTGGACTGCCCCTTGAGCGCGATTCTGACATCGGCCTCGTTGTCGGCGCTCGCCGGCCGTCTGGAAGCGGGCGAGGGCACTTCGCAAGGGTCGTTGGATGCCGTGAGCGTTCTGGAAGGGCTGCTCGATGACGTCATGGCGGATCAGCTCCGCTGA